A stretch of Oryza brachyantha chromosome 4, ObraRS2, whole genome shotgun sequence DNA encodes these proteins:
- the LOC102712254 gene encoding serine/threonine-protein kinase CTR1, whose product MPHRRRLPNPGPSPAVHHHLAADDTRLPLLTDYALLQAVDAAAVAVASAAPPASAEWSAGSGFTGTDDPATATTTTASTATAPTSTLGAPSSNAAAGGGRDTWVRRARESYYLQLSLAIRLTSEAFLAGVPPELLLRCGAGDADHRAVADVSADAAAVSYRLWVNGCLSWGDRIGHGFYNILGVDPHVWAMCNAAAEDGRRLPTLAALRAVDSGESSLLEVVLVDQCADAALADLERRALDLCRDAGLSLDLVRRLAVLVSDHMGGALRSEDGDLFMRWKAVSKQLRKRNRCVVVPIGSLSIGFCRHRAILFKLLADSVGLPCRIAQGCKFCSAPHRSSCLVKIENERRFVREYVVDLVVEPGRLSSPDSSINGQLLSYVPSPFKTSCTMGSANYATPVASRNHTIAEDSHSSILSNPQYTVAKHCVAEEKSSAQVTSKEAMLPKRSQITLNGNCNNMEVFDVSKQLKAMEMGSKNGDKENITGATPLKRLSIEPSFAVDWLEISWDELELKERVGAGSFGTVYRADWHGSDVAVKVLTDQDVGEAQLKEFLREIAIMKRVRHPNVVLFMGAVTKCPHLSIVTEYLPRGSLFRLINKASTGEMLDLRRRLRMALDVAKGINYLHCLNPPIVHWDLKTPNMLVDKNWSVKVGDFGLSRFKANTFISSKSVAGTPEWMAPEFLRGEPSNEKCDVYSFGVILWELMTMQQPWSGLSPAQVVGAVAFQNRKLPIPQDTVPELAALVESCWDDDPRQRPSFSSIVDTLKKLLKSMLGGS is encoded by the exons ATGCCTCACCGACGCCGCTTGCCTAACCCGGGGCCGTCGCCTGCGGTacaccaccacctcgccgccgacgacacGCGGCTGCCGCTGCTCACCGACTACGCGCTGCTGCaggccgtcgacgccgcggcggtAGCAGTAGCATCGGCTgccccgccggcctccgcggAGTGGAGCGCCGGGAGCGGCTTCACCGGCACCGACGAcccggccaccgccaccaccaccacggcctccaccgccacgGCGCCGACGTCGACCCTCGGGGCGCCTTCGTcgaacgccgccgcggggggAGGCAGGGACACGTGGGTCCGCCGCGCGAGGGAGAGCTATTACCTCCAGCTCTCCCTCGCCATCCGCCTCACCTCCGAGGccttcctcgccggcgtcccgcccgagctcctcctccgctgcggcgccggcgacgccgaccaccgcgccgtcgctgacGTCTccgccgatgccgccgccgtctcctacCGGCTTTGG GTGAATGGGTGCTTATCGTGGGGCGATAGGATCGGGCACGGGTTCTACAACATACTCGGGGTGGACCCGCACGTGTGGGCGATGTgcaacgcggcggcggaggacggccgGCGGCTGCCGACGCTGGCGGCGCTGCGGGCGGTGGACAGCGGCGAGTCGTCGCTGCTGGAGGTGGTGCTCGTCGACCAGTGCGCCGACGCGGCGCTCGCCGACCTCGAGCGCCGGGCGCTCGACCTCTGCCGCGACGCCGGCCTGTCGCTCGACCTcgtccgccgcctcgccgtcctcgtctcCGACCACATGgg GGGAGCATTGCGGTCGGAGGACGGGGACCTGTTCATGCGGTGGAAGGCGGTGAGCAAGCAGCTGAGGAAGCGGAACAGGTGCGTCGTCGTCCCCATCGGCAGCCTCTCCATCGGCTtctgccgccaccgcgccatcCTCTTCAAGCTGCTCGCCGATTCCGTCGGCCTGCCATGCCGGATCGCGCAGGGCTGCAAGTTCTGCTCCGCGCCTCACCGGTCGTCCTGCCTCGTCAAGATCGAAAACGAGAGAAGGTTTGTAAG GGAGTACGTCGTCGACCTCGTCGTTGAGCCAGGAAGGCTCAGCAGTCCAGACTCATCGATCAACGGCCAGTTGCTCTCCTACGTGCCTTCACCTTTCAAGACCTCCTGTACAATGGGTTCTGCAAACTACGCAACACCGGTTGCTTCACGGAATCACACCATAGCTGAAGATAGTCACAGCTCGATACTGTCAAATCCTCAGTATACAG TTGCTAAGCACTGTGTTGCCGAGGAGAAGAGCTCTGCTCAGGTAACCAGCAAGGAAGCCATGCTGCCAAAACGCAGTCAGATCACGCTGAACGGCAACTGCAACAACATGGAAGTATTCGATGTGTCGAAGCAGCTGAAGGCGATGGAGATGGGCTCCAAGAATGGAGATAAGGAGAACATCACCGGTGCCACGCCTCTGAAACGGCTGAGCATTGAGCCGTCTTTCGCCGTGGATTGGCTCGAGATATCATGGGACGAGCTCGAGCTCAAGGAACGCGTAGGCGCCG GTTCATTTGGGACTGTGTATCGTGCTGATTGGCATGGCTCG GATGTTGCGGTGAAGGTGCTTACAGATCAGGATGTCGGCGAAGCACAGCTGAAGGAATTCCTTAGAGAG ATTGCAATCATGAAGCGCGTTCGCCATCCAAATGTGGTGTTGTTCATGGGTGCAGTGACAAAATGCCCACATTTGTCGATAGTAACAGAGTACTTGCCCAG AGGGAGCCTCTTCCGTCTCATCAACAAGGCATCTACGGGAGAAATGCTCGATTTGAGGCGTCGTTTGCGCATGGCGTTAGACGTC GCGAAAGGCATCAACTATCTCCACTGCCTAAATCCTCCGATTGTACATTGGGATTTGAAGACACCAAACATGCTGGTGGATAAGAACTGGTCTGTGAAG GTAGGTGACTTTGGCTTGTCCAGATTTAAGGCGAATACCTTCATATCATCCAAATCAGTCGCTGGAACT CCAGAATGGATGGCACCAGAATTTCTTCGTGGCGAGCCATCAAACGAGAAGTGCGATGTGTACAGCTTTGGAGTGATCTTATGGGAGCTCATGACAATGCAGCAACCATGGAGTGGCCTAAGCCCTGCACAA GTTGTAGGAGCAGTTGCATTCCAGAACAGAAAGCTCCCAATTCCACAAGATACAGTCCCTGAGCTGGCTGCTCTTGTTGAATCCTGTTGGGATGA